CAACAAAGGTGCGGCACCTCGACTGCTGTCTCTGGCATCGCGCTCTTGTAAATCGTGCAACAAGTCGTCTAGTTTAGCAGAAATTCCCTTAGCTATCAATTGCTTATACCGACGTTCGGCTCTAGCCTCAGCTGTTGCAGTGAGGAAAATCTTCAAAACCGCATCAGGAAATATCACGCTGGCCATATCGCGACCATCGGCAACTAAGCCTGGGGCAAGCCTAAAACCCTGCTGAACAGCCACTAAGGCCTGCCTAACTTCTGGATGTACCGCTATTGCAGAAGCGCGCAACCCAATGCTTTCTGTGCGAATGGCATCAGTCACATCTTCCGAATTGAGCAGAATTTGGCCATTTTTGAACGAAATCACCAGTTTTTTGGCCAAAATACCCAGTTCCGGGCCATTTTCAGGATCAATGGATGCTTTTTGACTCCCCAGAGCGACGAGCCGGTAGAGCGCTCCACTATCCAGATAATGAAAGCCCAGCTTTTCAGCCACCAAGGAGGCAACCGTACCTTTTCCAGAAGCGGTAGGTCCATCAATGGCGATGACTGGAGGCAGATTCATCAAAAAAGACTTTTAGGAAACAATCTTTGCAAATTCAGCAAAGTAAGTGGGG
This genomic stretch from Polynucleobacter corsicus harbors:
- the cmk gene encoding (d)CMP kinase, whose product is MNLPPVIAIDGPTASGKGTVASLVAEKLGFHYLDSGALYRLVALGSQKASIDPENGPELGILAKKLVISFKNGQILLNSEDVTDAIRTESIGLRASAIAVHPEVRQALVAVQQGFRLAPGLVADGRDMASVIFPDAVLKIFLTATAEARAERRYKQLIAKGISAKLDDLLHDLQERDARDSSRGAAPLLVADGAKVLETSELSIDQAVKTVLDWYQSKAA